AATGATTCTCGGATTGCTTGCTATCACGGGAATCCTAACGCTGATCTATTCTGTGCAGGCCCTTTACGGGATGGGTCGCCTTATTGATCTGCACAGAGAGGCCATGGCGCATAACCTTGCAGCAGCAACGGAGGCTCGCATGGCCTCCATGCTGCGATCGACGGAACTGGCCCTCTCTCCTATCATCAACGATGACAGAGTGCTGGATGCCTTTGCTGATCGAGATCGGCAACGCTTGCAGACTCTGACCTCACCGATATGGAAGGACCTGCATGCAAAAGGCATCGCTCAGTTTCAGTTTCATACCGCCCCGGCGACGTCGTTTCTGCGGCTGCACCAACTCGATAAATTCGGCGACGACCTTTCGTCGTTTCGACTAACCGTCGTCGAGGCCAATCAAAAGGGCAAAACGGTGGCCGGGCTTGAAGAAGGCCGGGGAGGCTTCGGCTTTCGCGTCGTTATTCCGTTAAAGCGTGACGGAAAGGCGATCGGGTCGGTCGAGCTTGCCCAGAACTTCGAGAAGGCCTTTCTGTCCGATCTGAAGGCCGATCTCGGCGGCGAGTATTTTCTCTATCGCTTCACCGACGTCGACGGCGCATCCTGGAATAAAGGAGATGCCCTTCTCGCCTCCACCGCAGAAGAAGACGCGCATCCTCCTGAATCGCTTGCCTCGACGGAATGGCAGAACCGACCTTACAGCACCACGATGCGGGGCGACACGCTCATCGCCACGATTCCGGTTAAAGACTATTCCGGTCGGGCCGTCGGTCTTATCGTCGCTCATATCGATTTGCATAACTTTGAAGCCGAAAAACGGTTGCTCTTCATATTTTTTCTGGGCACGGGATTGATCGGCGTCGCCGCTTCGGTCTTCGCCGCTTCAAGGCTTGTACGGCTCGTGTTTGTTCCCTTAGCGGAATGCATTCGCGTTGCCGGACGAATATCAGAGGGAGATTTAACCGAAGGCCTCGATGAGAAACGAAACGACGAAATCGGCGCGATCTATCGCTCCCTCAATACGATGCGCATTCGATTGACCGAGCTTCTGAGCGA
This region of Leptonema illini DSM 21528 genomic DNA includes:
- a CDS encoding methyl-accepting chemotaxis protein, whose protein sequence is MQMRSLSIRHKMILGLLAITGILTLIYSVQALYGMGRLIDLHREAMAHNLAAATEARMASMLRSTELALSPIINDDRVLDAFADRDRQRLQTLTSPIWKDLHAKGIAQFQFHTAPATSFLRLHQLDKFGDDLSSFRLTVVEANQKGKTVAGLEEGRGGFGFRVVIPLKRDGKAIGSVELAQNFEKAFLSDLKADLGGEYFLYRFTDVDGASWNKGDALLASTAEEDAHPPESLASTEWQNRPYSTTMRGDTLIATIPVKDYSGRAVGLIVAHIDLHNFEAEKRLLFIFFLGTGLIGVAASVFAASRLVRLVFVPLAECIRVAGRISEGDLTEGLDEKRNDEIGAIYRSLNTMRIRLTELLSELSLTARKTSHAARELQIGTEEVTTSAQQVSKTMEQMAGESADLSEHARRSRLAAGDLEKTGKAVQETARKTGEQSAAVRQSSREAALAARESDERLEKISNQLARSAESVQALGRSLEQVREFAGTIQNISDEINLLSLNASIEAARAGEAGRGFAVVAQHVSRLADESGKAVSDIHRTIESVLKDSKTTSANILAGNKEMNESASALHGVLSTMESIDGMIGKVDDFVQSIAASADRQSKEAAEVLRAMDQVAGLVESSASATEEVAASMEEITGLMNSLKAASSDLSGMAQSIQKDTERFKLA